From one Triticum urartu cultivar G1812 chromosome 3, Tu2.1, whole genome shotgun sequence genomic stretch:
- the LOC125546239 gene encoding probable Histone-lysine N-methyltransferase ATXR5, translating to MAPLAPSTAASSPELRRKRTAAAPPPRSPPEPRRFCSISDVMRRARPVDAPPPLARARHVMALCEACGAGDRDEELLLCDICDRGRHTFCLRPILPAVPLGSWLCPDCAPTSIIRFPLKQSKIVDFFRIEKGAEGGAVRPAKCGLSQDAKRRKRRSLVMHKKKRRLLPFVPTEDRVRRLEQMASAATALTSSKMEFSNELTYVPSMAPMSANQAKLEEGGMQVLTKEDKETIELCRSMLKRGECPPLLVVFDSHEGFTVQADAYIKDLTFLTEYTGDVDYLKNRENDGCDSIMTLLSPADPSQKLVICPDKRGNIARFINGINNHTPDGKKKQNVKCVRYDIDGECHVLLVACRDIARGEKLYYDYNGHEYAYPTHHFV from the exons ATGGCCCCCCTCGCGCCGTCGACGGcggcgagctcgccggagctgcgGCGGAAGCGGACGGCCGCCGCGCCCCCGCCCCGCtcgccgccggagccgcgccgctTCTGCTCGATCTCCGACGTGATGCGCCGGGCGCGCCCCGTCGacgcgccgccgcccctcgcccgCGCCCGCCACGTGATGGCCCTCTGCGAGGCGTGCGGCGCCGGGGACCGCGACGAGGAGCTGCTGCTCTGCGACATCTGCGACCGCGGCCGCCACACCTTCTGCCTCCGCCCCATCCTCCCCGCCGTCCCGCTCGGCTCCTGGCTCTGCCCCGACTGCGCCCCGACCTCCATCATCC GTTTCCCGTTGAAGCAGAGCAagatcgtcgatttcttccggaTCGAGAAGGGCGCGGAGGGCGGCGCCGTCCGGCCGGCAAAGTGCGGGCTTTCTCAGG ATGCTAAGAGGCGAAAGAGGCGATCTCTTGTTATGCACAAGAAGAAGAGGAGGCTACTGCCATTTGTGCCCACTGAAGATAGAGTTCGAAGGCTTGAACAGATGGCTTCTGCAGCCACTGCATTGACATCTTCGAAAATGGAGTTCAGCAATGAGCTGACTTATGTGCCGAGTATGGCCCCTATGTCTGCCAATCAAGCAAAACTGGAGGAAGGTGGTATGCAG GTTCTTACAAAAGAGGACAAAGAAACCATCGAACTCTGCAGAAGCATGTTGAAAAGAGGAGAATGCCCTCCACTTCTGGTGGTTTTTGATTCCCATGAGGG TTTCACTGTGCAGGCTGATGCATATATTAAGGATCTCACATTCTTAACTGAATACACTGGCGATGTTGATTATTTAAAGAACAGGGAAAATGATGGCTGTGATAGTATAATGACCCTTCTATCACCAGCGGATCCTTCCCAGAAGCTTGTCATCTGCCCTGACAAACGTGGAAACATAGCCCGCTTTATTAATGGCATTAACAACCACACTCC TGATGGAAAGAAAAAGCAGAACGTCAAGTGTGTGAGGTACGACATCGACGGCGAGTGCCATGTCTTGCTGGTCGCCTGCCGTGATATAGCTCGTGGTGAGAAGCTGTACTACGACTACAACGGGCATGAGTATGCGTACCCAACGCATCATTTCGTCTAA